A window of Littorina saxatilis isolate snail1 linkage group LG7, US_GU_Lsax_2.0, whole genome shotgun sequence contains these coding sequences:
- the LOC138971935 gene encoding uncharacterized protein — MGLSQELVLCCDSCQYSRTEYSSPRENNLNHRQNVPFEVNKEIVLYSHEIGSGYSSVDKLCTVFGMPAMNKSSYHRIDKRVNASIVEATDATLNETVEFVREAHRETFPQGRVNAVNDDGEEDGAWEDDDGILWVDVAFDGTWHKRGFSSHYGVGVVVDVLTGYVLDFCVKSTYCHTCVMNKEKLEGMTDAEQLQWKQLHQPDCSINHEGSAKSMERDAALELWGRSVERHNLRYRTMLSDGDSTAFNALAAAQPYGPTRPITKLECTNHLPKRMGTALRKASKDGRLGGRGEGRLTKEKCQRLQNYFRSAILNNLEDQRAMEQAIWATFFHVTSTDEDPHHDRCPAGPASWCFFQRARAEGQPPPPHAGHNGTALSREVSHAVLPIYRRMTNPILLKRAAHGKTQNSNESLHNVMWGHCPKEVFVGKDRVEAAAPPLRLSQSSTEATLHWHRSWTT, encoded by the exons ATGGGCTTGTCACAAGAACTAGTGCTGTGTTGCGACAGCTGCCAGTATTCACGCACAGAGTATTCGTCGCCAAGAGAAAACAACCTCAACCACAGACAAAATGTTCCCTTTGAAGTGAACAAAGAGATTGTGCTATACTCTCATGAGATAGGTAGTGGCTACTCCAGTGTGGACAAACTGTGCACAGTCTTTGGAATGCCAGCGATGAACAAGAGTTCCTATCATCGCATAGACAAACGAGTCAATGCCAGCATTGTGGAAGCTACAGATGCCACACTTAACGAAACAGTGGAGTTTGTGAGGGAAGCCCACAGGGAAACATTTCCTCAAGGCAGAGTGAATGCTGTGAATGATGATGGTGAGGAAGACGGTGCTTGGGAAGATGATGATGGCATTCTCTGGGTGGATGTGGCCTTTGATGGTACATGGCACAAGAGAGGATTTTCCTCACACTATGGAGTTggcgttgttgttgatgttctgACTGGGTATGTGCTGGACTTCTGTGTGAAATCCACATACTGTCACACATGTGTgatgaacaaagaaaaactaGAGGGGATGACCGATGCCGAGCAACTACAGTGGAAGCAGCTTCACCAGCCTGACTGCAGCATTAACCATGAGGGATCTGCCAAGTCTATGGAGAGGGATGCAGCCTTGGAGTTGTGGGGAAG GTCTGTTGAGCGTCACAACCTCAGGTACAGAACTATGCTGTCGGACGGAGATTCCACAGCGTTCAATGCTCTGGCTGCAGCTCAGCCCTACGGTCCCACACGTCCCATCACCAAGCTGGAATGTACCAACCACCTCCCCAAGAGAATGGGCACAGCTCTCCGCAAGGCATCAAAGGATGGAAGGCTTggtggaagaggggaggggcGACTAACCAAGGAAAAGTGTCAACGCTTGCAAAACTACTTCCGTAGCGCGATCCTCAACAACCTTGAAGATCAGCGAGCCATGGAGCAGGCGATCTGGGCCACTTTCTTCCATGTGACTTCAACTGACGAGGACCCTCACCACGACAGATGTCCAGCCGGGCCAGCCTCATggtgcttttttcaaagagccAGGGCAGAAGGgcaaccaccacctccacacGCAGGGCACAACGGCACTGCCTTGTCCAGGGAAGTATCACATGCTGTTCtgcccatctacaggagaatgACAAATCCCATTCTTCTCAAGCGCGCGGCCCATGGCAAGACTCAGAACAGTAATGAGTCTCTCCACAATGTCATGTGGGGACACTGCCCCAAAGAAGTCTTTGTTGGGAAAGACCGGGTGGAAGCAGCCGCGCCACCGCTGAGGCTGTCGCAAAGTTCAACAGAGGCAACTTTGCACTGGCACAGGTCATGGACGACATGA